In Herbaspirillum sp. WKF16, one genomic interval encodes:
- a CDS encoding ABC transporter ATP-binding protein, whose protein sequence is MTLELKQVAKTVGAETHLYPLDLTLAAGGINVLLGPTQAGKTSLMRIIAGLDKPTGGRILVDGQDVTGVGVRERNLAMVYQQFINYPGLSVFENIASPLRLQKKPQQEIRQRVTEIAEKLHIAHLLQRLPGELSGGQQQRTALARALIKRAPLVLLDEPLVNLDYKLREELRSELISLFTGGGTTVVYATTEPQEALLLGGYTAVMHEGRLLQFAPTLELFNAPASTEVAAIFNDPPMNLLEATAIAAGGEAAVRMDDGSVLDIAGRGLRLAEGQRCKVGIRCNDVRLQPLAGPGVSLACRVALAELSGSETYMHLRHGEVPLVAQLPGVHEFEIGSTVKVSIGAAQVFLFDTEGRLLSAPTEAH, encoded by the coding sequence GTGACCCTGGAACTGAAACAAGTGGCCAAGACGGTCGGTGCCGAAACGCACCTGTACCCGCTTGACCTGACGCTGGCGGCGGGCGGCATCAACGTCTTGCTGGGCCCGACCCAGGCCGGCAAGACGTCGCTGATGCGCATCATCGCCGGCCTCGACAAACCCACCGGCGGCCGCATCCTGGTCGATGGCCAGGATGTCACCGGCGTCGGCGTGCGCGAGCGCAACCTCGCCATGGTGTACCAGCAATTCATCAACTACCCTGGCCTGTCGGTGTTTGAAAACATCGCCTCGCCCTTGCGCCTGCAAAAGAAGCCGCAGCAGGAGATCCGCCAGCGCGTGACCGAGATCGCCGAGAAGCTGCACATCGCGCACCTGCTGCAACGCCTGCCCGGCGAGCTCTCCGGCGGACAGCAGCAGCGTACGGCGCTGGCGCGGGCGCTGATCAAGCGCGCGCCGCTGGTGCTGCTGGACGAGCCGCTGGTGAACCTCGACTACAAGCTGCGCGAGGAATTGCGCAGCGAACTGATCTCGCTGTTCACCGGCGGCGGCACCACCGTCGTGTACGCCACCACCGAGCCGCAGGAAGCGCTGCTGCTGGGCGGGTACACCGCGGTGATGCACGAAGGCCGCCTGTTGCAGTTCGCGCCGACGCTGGAGCTGTTCAACGCGCCGGCATCGACCGAAGTCGCCGCGATCTTCAACGATCCGCCGATGAACCTGCTGGAGGCGACCGCGATCGCCGCCGGCGGCGAGGCCGCCGTGCGCATGGACGACGGCAGCGTGCTCGACATCGCGGGGCGCGGCCTGCGCCTGGCCGAGGGCCAGCGCTGCAAGGTCGGCATCCGCTGCAACGACGTGCGCCTGCAGCCGCTGGCCGGCCCCGGCGTGAGCCTGGCCTGCCGCGTGGCGCTGGCCGAGCTGAGCGGTTCGGAAACCTACATGCACCTGCGCCATGGCGAGGTGCCGCTGGTGGCGCAGTTGCCCGGCGTGCACGAGTTCGAGATCGGCAGCACGGTCAAGGTCAGCATCGGCGCGGCGCAGGTATTCTTGTTCGACACAGAGGGCCGCCTGCTGAGCGCCCCGACGGAGGCGCACTGA
- a CDS encoding ABC transporter ATP-binding protein, whose protein sequence is MARIEFRNLGHAYGGKPADLKDYALQPMNMVWEDGGAYALLGPSGCGKSTLLNIISGLLQPSEGQVLFDGVDMTQKATRERNIAQVFQFPVLYDTMSVFDNLAFPLRNRKVPEREVQARVHEIAEMLELTRDLKQRAAGLAADAKQKISLGRGLVRKDVAAILFDEPLTVIDPHMKWELRQKLKEIHHQLKLTLIYVTHDQVEALTFADEVVVMTEGKVVQQGKPEALFVRPDHTFVGYFIGSPGMNFCPLGIEGDAVLLGRQRVQLEAAQLQALKNAGGNLKLGIRPEFVELAAAGAAGAVSAEVIQVQHLGTSQLVTAQFDGITVKARVAPAVKVETGQQWLRLAKPETIYFSNDERIGR, encoded by the coding sequence ATGGCCCGCATTGAATTCCGAAACCTCGGTCACGCCTACGGCGGCAAGCCGGCAGACCTGAAGGACTACGCGCTGCAGCCGATGAACATGGTGTGGGAGGATGGCGGCGCCTATGCCTTGCTGGGGCCTTCCGGCTGCGGCAAGTCGACGCTGCTCAACATCATCTCCGGCCTCCTGCAGCCGTCCGAAGGGCAGGTCCTGTTCGACGGCGTGGACATGACGCAGAAGGCCACGCGCGAGCGCAACATCGCGCAGGTGTTCCAGTTCCCGGTGCTGTACGACACCATGAGCGTGTTCGACAACCTGGCCTTCCCGCTGCGCAACCGCAAGGTGCCCGAGCGCGAGGTGCAGGCGCGCGTGCACGAGATCGCCGAGATGCTCGAGCTCACGCGCGACCTCAAGCAGCGCGCCGCCGGCCTGGCCGCCGACGCCAAGCAGAAGATCTCGCTGGGCCGCGGCCTGGTGCGCAAGGACGTCGCCGCCATCCTGTTCGACGAGCCGCTGACGGTGATCGATCCGCACATGAAGTGGGAGCTGCGGCAAAAGCTCAAGGAGATCCACCACCAGCTCAAGCTCACGCTGATCTATGTGACCCACGACCAGGTCGAGGCGCTGACCTTCGCCGATGAGGTGGTGGTCATGACCGAAGGCAAGGTGGTGCAGCAGGGCAAGCCGGAGGCGCTGTTCGTGCGGCCCGACCATACCTTCGTCGGCTACTTCATCGGCAGCCCCGGCATGAATTTCTGCCCGCTCGGCATCGAGGGCGACGCGGTGCTGCTCGGGCGCCAGCGCGTGCAGCTGGAGGCCGCGCAACTGCAGGCCTTGAAGAACGCCGGCGGCAACCTGAAGCTGGGCATCCGGCCGGAGTTCGTCGAGCTGGCGGCGGCCGGCGCGGCCGGCGCCGTCAGCGCCGAGGTGATCCAGGTGCAGCACCTGGGCACCAGCCAGCTGGTGACGGCGCAGTTCGACGGCATCACCGTCAAGGCGCGCGTGGCGCCGGCGGTGAAGGTGGAGACCGGACAGCAGTGGCTGCGCCTGGCCAAGCCGGAGACGATCTATTTCAGCAACGACGAGAGAATAGGGCGCTAA
- a CDS encoding carbohydrate ABC transporter permease: MDKPINNKAWFFILPVFLTVAFSAIIPLMTVVNYSVQDIISPEQSVFVGLEWFKEVMRDGELHSALLRQLVFSFCVLLVQIPLGIVLALAMPHKGWKSSATLVILAMPLLIPWNVVGTIWQIFGRADIGLGGHVLNLLGANYNYASNPGDAWITVLVMDVWHWTPLVALLAFAGLRSIPDAYYQAAQIDGASRWAVFRYIQLPKMRGVLVIAVLLRFMDSFMIYTEPFVLTGGGPGNSTTFLSQYLTQKAVGQFDLGPAAAFSLIYFLIILLLSFVLYNWMQSAGNGGNATGGNHE; the protein is encoded by the coding sequence ATGGACAAGCCAATCAACAACAAGGCATGGTTCTTCATCCTGCCGGTGTTCCTGACGGTGGCGTTCTCCGCGATCATCCCGCTGATGACCGTGGTCAACTACTCGGTGCAGGACATCATCAGCCCCGAGCAGAGCGTGTTCGTCGGCCTCGAATGGTTCAAGGAAGTGATGCGCGACGGCGAGCTGCACTCGGCCCTGCTGCGCCAGCTGGTGTTCTCGTTCTGCGTGCTGCTGGTTCAGATCCCGCTGGGCATCGTGCTGGCGCTGGCGATGCCGCACAAGGGCTGGAAATCCTCGGCCACGCTGGTGATCCTGGCCATGCCGCTGCTTATTCCATGGAACGTGGTCGGCACCATCTGGCAGATCTTCGGCCGCGCCGACATCGGCCTGGGCGGCCACGTGCTCAACCTGCTGGGCGCCAACTACAACTACGCCTCCAATCCGGGCGACGCCTGGATCACGGTGCTGGTCATGGACGTCTGGCACTGGACCCCGCTGGTGGCGCTGCTGGCCTTCGCCGGCCTGCGCTCCATCCCGGACGCCTACTACCAGGCGGCGCAGATCGACGGCGCCAGCCGCTGGGCGGTGTTCCGCTACATCCAGCTGCCCAAGATGCGCGGCGTGCTGGTGATCGCGGTGCTGCTGCGCTTCATGGACAGCTTCATGATCTACACCGAGCCCTTCGTGCTGACCGGCGGCGGCCCCGGCAATTCGACCACCTTCCTGAGCCAGTACCTGACGCAGAAGGCGGTCGGCCAGTTCGACCTCGGTCCGGCGGCGGCATTCTCGCTGATCTATTTCCTCATCATCCTGCTGCTGTCCTTCGTGCTCTACAACTGGATGCAAAGCGCAGGCAACGGCGGCAACGCGACAGGCGGCAATCATGAATAA
- a CDS encoding carbohydrate ABC transporter permease, with product MNKDSQGGLTRLAVMALYVAFTLIPLYWLLNTSLKTNEETLSVFTLWPNAPTLDNYKVIFTDPSWYSGYINSIIYVAMNTVMSLLVALPAAYAFSRYRFLGDKHMFFWLLTNRMTPPAVFLLPFFQLYSTIGLSDTHIAVALAHMLFNVPLAVWILEGFMSGVPREIDETAYIDGFSFPRFFVRIFLPLIKSGVGVTAFFCFMFSWVELLLARTLTSVNAKPISAIMTRTASAAGMDWGILAAAGVLTIVPGALVIWFVRNHIAKGFAMGRV from the coding sequence ATGAATAAAGACTCGCAGGGCGGCCTGACGCGGCTGGCGGTGATGGCGCTATACGTGGCCTTCACGCTGATCCCGCTGTACTGGCTGCTGAACACTTCGCTCAAGACCAACGAGGAGACCCTGTCGGTCTTCACGCTCTGGCCCAATGCGCCCACGCTGGACAACTACAAGGTCATCTTCACCGATCCGTCCTGGTACTCGGGCTACATCAATTCCATCATCTACGTGGCGATGAACACCGTCATGTCGCTGCTGGTGGCGTTGCCGGCGGCGTATGCGTTCTCGCGCTACCGCTTCCTCGGCGACAAGCACATGTTCTTCTGGCTGCTGACCAACCGCATGACGCCGCCGGCGGTGTTCCTGCTGCCGTTCTTCCAGCTGTACTCGACCATCGGCCTGTCCGATACCCACATCGCCGTGGCGCTGGCGCACATGCTCTTCAACGTGCCGCTGGCGGTGTGGATCCTGGAAGGCTTCATGTCCGGCGTGCCGCGCGAGATCGACGAGACCGCCTACATCGACGGCTTCTCCTTCCCGCGCTTCTTCGTGCGCATCTTCCTGCCGCTGATCAAGTCGGGCGTGGGCGTGACGGCCTTCTTCTGCTTCATGTTCAGCTGGGTGGAGCTGCTGCTGGCGCGCACGCTGACCTCGGTCAACGCCAAGCCGATCAGCGCCATCATGACGCGCACCGCCTCGGCCGCCGGCATGGACTGGGGCATCCTGGCCGCGGCCGGGGTGCTGACCATCGTTCCCGGGGCATTGGTGATCTGGTTCGTGCGCAACCACATCGCCAAGGGCTTCGCCATGGGGAGGGTGTGA
- a CDS encoding DUF2160 domain-containing protein, whose amino-acid sequence MANAFSWMSWTLPVAVFFICVALMLVGMTVWEIRSPTTERKGFLPMRTTRGDRLFIGLLSAAYINLAWVGLTDLDQWYAAAIGLAALLLVMRKG is encoded by the coding sequence ATGGCCAATGCATTTTCATGGATGTCGTGGACGCTGCCGGTGGCGGTGTTCTTCATCTGCGTCGCCCTGATGCTGGTGGGCATGACGGTGTGGGAGATCCGCTCGCCCACCACCGAGCGCAAGGGCTTCCTGCCCATGCGCACCACCCGCGGCGACCGCCTGTTCATCGGCCTGCTCAGCGCGGCCTACATCAACCTGGCCTGGGTCGGCCTGACCGACCTGGACCAGTGGTACGCCGCGGCGATCGGCTTGGCGGCCTTGCTGCTGGTCATGCGCAAGGGTTGA
- a CDS encoding ABC transporter substrate-binding protein, producing MQKLKLTVLSAALVMAGIAGSAWADTKAAEKWVDSEFQPSTLSRKQQVDEMQWFIDTAAKLKAKGVKEIHVVSETLDTHAYESKTLAKAFEEITGIKVIHDVIQEGDVVEKMQTSLQSGKSIYDGWVNDSDLIGTHYRNGQTVVLTDYMAGPGKEFTNPGLDLKDFIGTSFTTAPDGKLYQLPDQQFANLYWFRADWFARKDLQDKFKAKYGYELGVPQNWSAYEDIADFFTNDVKELDGKKIYGHMDYGKKDPSLGWRFTDAWLSMAGAADKGLPNGLPVDEWGIRVADDKCTPVGASMARGGATNSPAAVYALTKYLDWMKKYAPPEALGMTFSEAGPVPAQGHIAQQIFWYSAFTAGMTKQGLPVVNTDGSPKWRMAPGPHGPYWKDGMQNGYQDVGSWTFLKSTPPNQMAAAWLYAQFTTAKTVSLKKSIVGVTFIRDSDIRSEYFTKNAAKYGGLIEFYRSPARVAWTPTGNNVPDYPKMAQLWWKNISAAISGEKTPQGAMDNLADEMDGIMARLQRAGMKQCAPKLNPKKDPASWMSDKGAPWTKLANEKPKGETIAYDKLLQAWKDGRVR from the coding sequence ATGCAAAAACTCAAACTAACAGTGCTCTCGGCTGCGTTGGTGATGGCGGGTATCGCCGGCAGCGCCTGGGCAGACACAAAGGCCGCCGAGAAGTGGGTCGATTCGGAGTTCCAGCCCAGCACCCTGTCGCGCAAGCAGCAGGTCGACGAAATGCAATGGTTCATCGACACCGCCGCCAAGCTCAAGGCCAAGGGCGTCAAGGAGATCCACGTGGTCTCCGAAACCCTGGATACCCACGCCTATGAATCGAAGACGCTGGCCAAGGCCTTCGAGGAAATCACCGGCATCAAGGTCATCCACGACGTGATCCAGGAAGGCGACGTGGTCGAGAAGATGCAAACCTCGCTGCAATCGGGCAAGTCGATCTACGACGGCTGGGTCAACGACTCCGACCTGATCGGCACCCACTACCGCAACGGCCAGACCGTGGTGCTGACCGACTACATGGCCGGCCCCGGCAAGGAATTTACCAACCCCGGCCTGGACCTGAAGGACTTCATCGGCACCAGCTTCACCACCGCGCCGGACGGCAAGCTGTACCAGCTGCCGGACCAGCAGTTCGCCAATCTTTACTGGTTCCGCGCCGACTGGTTCGCCCGCAAGGACCTGCAGGACAAGTTCAAGGCCAAGTACGGCTATGAGCTGGGCGTGCCGCAGAACTGGTCGGCCTATGAGGACATTGCCGACTTCTTCACCAACGACGTGAAGGAACTGGACGGCAAGAAGATCTACGGCCACATGGACTACGGCAAGAAGGATCCGTCGCTGGGCTGGCGCTTCACCGATGCCTGGCTGTCGATGGCCGGCGCCGCCGACAAGGGCCTGCCCAACGGCCTGCCGGTCGACGAGTGGGGCATCCGCGTGGCCGACGACAAGTGCACCCCGGTGGGCGCCTCGATGGCGCGCGGCGGCGCCACCAACTCGCCGGCGGCCGTGTATGCGCTGACCAAGTACCTGGACTGGATGAAGAAGTACGCGCCGCCCGAGGCGCTGGGCATGACCTTCTCCGAAGCCGGCCCGGTGCCCGCGCAAGGCCACATCGCGCAGCAGATCTTCTGGTACAGCGCGTTCACCGCGGGCATGACCAAGCAAGGCCTGCCGGTGGTCAACACCGACGGTTCGCCCAAGTGGCGCATGGCGCCCGGCCCGCACGGCCCGTACTGGAAGGACGGCATGCAGAACGGCTACCAGGACGTCGGCTCGTGGACCTTCCTGAAGAGCACCCCGCCCAACCAGATGGCGGCAGCCTGGCTGTATGCCCAGTTCACCACCGCCAAGACGGTGTCGCTGAAGAAGTCCATCGTGGGCGTGACCTTCATCCGCGATTCCGACATCCGTTCGGAATACTTCACCAAGAACGCGGCCAAGTACGGCGGCCTGATCGAGTTCTACCGCAGCCCGGCGCGCGTGGCATGGACGCCGACCGGCAACAACGTGCCTGACTATCCGAAGATGGCGCAGCTGTGGTGGAAGAACATCTCGGCGGCGATCTCCGGCGAGAAGACGCCGCAAGGCGCGATGGACAACCTGGCCGACGAGATGGACGGCATCATGGCGCGCCTGCAGCGCGCCGGCATGAAGCAGTGCGCGCCCAAGCTGAACCCGAAGAAGGATCCGGCCAGCTGGATGTCGGACAAGGGCGCGCCGTGGACCAAGCTGGCCAACGAGAAACCCAAGGGCGAGACCATCGCCTACGACAAGCTGCTGCAGGCATGGAAGGACGGCCGCGTGCGCTGA
- the glpK gene encoding glycerol kinase GlpK → MAYLLALDQGTSSSRSIIFDESGAIVAAAQQEFPQIFPQPGWVEHDPLDLWNSQLQTARQVLAQSGIKAGELAALGITNQRETTVVWERASGRPVYNAVVWQDRRAETVCAQLRERGLGPAIQAKTGLVLDPYFSGTKLRWILDNVPGLRERAQRGELLFGTVDAWLIWNLTGGRLHVSDVSNASRTMLWNIHTGNWDEELLAWLEIPRSMLPEVHASSHLYGEVDAQHLGAAVKIAGIAGDQQSALFGQACFSPGMAKNTYGTGCFMLLHTGEQCATSRNGLISTAACQAGPTPQYALEGSVFIGGAVVQWLRDGLKAIKTSTDVEALAASAEDSGGVVFVPSFTGLGAPYWNPSAKGAIVGLSRGSTVAHIARAALESIAFQSTALLEAMVRDAVSPITELRVDGGAAANNLLLQFQADLLGIPVIRPQVTETTALGAAYLAGLATGVYRDLSELSAQWKMEHTFLPTISRDHALSKMQGWERAIAQVRAGDA, encoded by the coding sequence ATGGCTTATCTGCTTGCCCTCGACCAGGGAACCTCCAGCTCGCGCAGCATCATCTTCGACGAGAGCGGCGCCATCGTGGCCGCCGCGCAGCAGGAATTCCCGCAGATCTTCCCGCAGCCGGGCTGGGTTGAGCACGACCCGCTGGACCTGTGGAACAGCCAGCTGCAGACCGCGCGCCAGGTGCTGGCGCAAAGCGGCATCAAGGCCGGCGAGCTGGCCGCGCTGGGCATCACCAACCAGCGCGAGACCACCGTGGTGTGGGAGCGCGCCAGCGGCCGCCCGGTGTACAACGCCGTGGTGTGGCAGGACCGGCGCGCCGAGACGGTATGCGCGCAATTGCGCGAGCGCGGACTGGGCCCGGCCATCCAGGCCAAGACCGGTCTGGTGCTGGATCCGTATTTCTCCGGCACCAAGCTGCGCTGGATACTCGACAACGTCCCCGGCCTGCGCGAACGCGCGCAGCGCGGCGAGCTGCTGTTCGGCACGGTGGACGCCTGGCTGATCTGGAACCTGACCGGCGGCCGCCTGCACGTCTCCGACGTCTCCAACGCCTCGCGCACCATGCTGTGGAACATCCACACCGGCAACTGGGACGAGGAGCTGCTGGCGTGGCTGGAGATCCCGCGCTCGATGCTGCCCGAGGTGCATGCTTCGTCGCATCTCTACGGCGAAGTCGACGCGCAGCACCTGGGCGCGGCCGTGAAGATCGCCGGCATCGCCGGCGACCAGCAATCGGCGCTGTTCGGCCAGGCCTGCTTCAGCCCCGGCATGGCTAAGAACACCTACGGCACCGGCTGCTTCATGCTGCTGCACACCGGGGAGCAATGCGCCACCTCGCGCAACGGCCTCATCAGCACCGCCGCCTGCCAGGCCGGCCCGACGCCGCAGTATGCGCTGGAGGGCAGCGTCTTCATCGGCGGCGCGGTGGTGCAGTGGCTGCGCGATGGCCTCAAGGCCATCAAGACCTCTACCGACGTCGAGGCGCTGGCCGCTTCCGCCGAGGACTCGGGCGGGGTGGTGTTCGTGCCGTCCTTCACCGGCCTGGGCGCGCCGTACTGGAATCCCTCGGCCAAGGGCGCCATCGTCGGCCTGAGCCGCGGCAGCACGGTGGCGCACATCGCGCGCGCGGCGCTGGAGTCGATCGCGTTCCAGAGTACCGCGCTGCTCGAAGCGATGGTGCGCGACGCCGTCTCGCCCATCACCGAATTGCGCGTGGATGGCGGCGCCGCGGCCAACAATCTCCTGTTGCAGTTCCAGGCCGACCTGCTCGGCATCCCCGTGATCCGTCCGCAGGTGACGGAAACCACGGCGCTGGGCGCGGCTTACCTGGCGGGGCTGGCGACCGGGGTCTATCGCGACTTGTCGGAGCTGTCGGCGCAGTGGAAGATGGAGCACACCTTCCTGCCCACCATCAGCCGCGACCATGCCTTGTCGAAAATGCAAGGCTGGGAGCGCGCCATTGCGCAGGTGCGCGCCGGCGACGCCTGA
- a CDS encoding FecR family protein, which translates to MKRSRGSLAGKGMLALALASAPACGAMAQTAQAAEKTQAGIVKVVSGDVQVQRQEQMLSAQVGSRLYAGDRVFTGADAAVGITLRDDTLMSLGPRTSFVLEDFRFNESSGEGNVAVRVAKGTLRYVSGLIGKRAPERQQIATPTATIGIRGTDFIVEVAGE; encoded by the coding sequence ATGAAACGGAGCAGGGGTTCGCTGGCGGGCAAGGGCATGCTTGCCTTGGCGCTGGCGTCGGCGCCAGCGTGCGGCGCCATGGCGCAGACCGCGCAGGCGGCCGAGAAGACGCAGGCCGGCATCGTCAAGGTGGTGAGCGGCGACGTGCAGGTGCAGCGCCAGGAGCAGATGCTGTCGGCCCAGGTGGGCAGCAGGCTGTACGCAGGCGACCGCGTGTTCACCGGGGCCGACGCCGCGGTCGGCATCACGCTGCGCGACGACACGCTGATGTCGCTCGGTCCCAGGACCAGCTTCGTGCTGGAAGACTTCAGGTTCAACGAAAGCTCGGGCGAGGGCAACGTCGCCGTGCGCGTGGCCAAGGGCACCTTGCGCTACGTCTCCGGCTTGATCGGCAAGCGCGCTCCCGAGCGCCAGCAGATCGCCACGCCGACGGCCACCATCGGCATCCGCGGCACCGACTTCATCGTGGAGGTGGCCGGTGAATAA
- a CDS encoding OmpA family protein gives MNKLRHYFLAGLAVLALAACAGPRERFVLLPQPDGSASSIVVKTASGETALSTPYAAVDTEGGKPGKGTTLTEAEVQARYAPLLRNLPQRPRSYELLFELGSDRLTPDSRKLLDQAIEEFRGFPAGEFILVGHADNIGSDAVNETLSVRRARLVERELVRARIAPLSIEVVGKGSREPRVPQKKGVPEPRNRFVEIRIR, from the coding sequence GTGAATAAGCTCCGACATTATTTCCTGGCAGGCCTGGCCGTGCTGGCGCTGGCGGCCTGCGCCGGCCCCAGGGAGCGCTTCGTGCTGCTGCCGCAGCCGGATGGTTCGGCCAGCAGCATCGTGGTCAAGACGGCGTCCGGCGAGACCGCCCTGAGCACGCCCTATGCGGCGGTCGACACCGAGGGCGGCAAGCCCGGCAAAGGTACGACGCTGACCGAGGCCGAGGTGCAGGCGCGCTACGCGCCGCTGCTGCGTAACCTGCCGCAGCGCCCGCGCAGCTATGAGCTGCTGTTCGAGCTGGGCAGCGACCGCCTGACGCCGGATTCGCGCAAGCTGCTCGACCAGGCGATCGAGGAGTTCCGCGGCTTCCCGGCCGGCGAATTCATCCTGGTGGGCCACGCCGACAACATCGGCAGCGACGCCGTCAACGAGACATTGTCGGTGCGCCGGGCACGCCTGGTCGAGCGCGAGCTGGTGCGCGCCAGGATCGCCCCGCTCAGCATCGAGGTGGTGGGCAAGGGCTCGCGCGAGCCGCGCGTGCCCCAGAAGAAGGGCGTGCCGGAACCGCGTAACCGTTTCGTCGAGATCCGTATCCGCTGA
- a CDS encoding HD-GYP domain-containing protein yields the protein MLKKIKVEELVLGMYFAGFDDAAWMNHPFWKNKFLIKNPSELKQAHASGIAHCWIDTAKGKDVQQAQEDGEVAEEEPQAAPPEAPMPQLDPALMDAQALRENAKKATQAMFAEIRMGKVLDMDRCVSVVEEIASSVMQSPNALMSVVRLKLADEYTYLHSVAVCALMVALGRTLGMDETACREAGLGGFLHDIGKAFIPHEILNKPGKLTEEEFTIVRKHPELGYKYLSQDPNVPDYARDVCLHHHEKIDGNGYPEGQRGGTISLYARMAAICDVYDALTSERPYKRGWDPAEAISAMASWTGHFDRAMFLAFVKTLGIYPVGSIVKLESGRSGFVIRQNAKDLTRPVLKVFRYNDSMEVSDTEILDLLATPDADTIVARGGEEWARVSHLDSLQLLSTRTPS from the coding sequence ATGCTGAAGAAAATAAAAGTGGAGGAACTGGTCCTCGGGATGTATTTCGCCGGCTTCGACGATGCCGCGTGGATGAACCATCCCTTCTGGAAGAACAAGTTCCTCATCAAGAATCCAAGCGAACTGAAACAGGCGCATGCCAGCGGCATCGCGCATTGCTGGATCGACACCGCCAAGGGCAAGGACGTCCAGCAGGCGCAGGAAGACGGCGAAGTCGCGGAAGAAGAGCCGCAAGCCGCGCCGCCCGAAGCCCCCATGCCGCAGCTGGACCCGGCCCTGATGGACGCCCAGGCCCTGCGCGAGAACGCCAAGAAGGCAACCCAGGCCATGTTCGCCGAGATCCGCATGGGCAAGGTGCTGGACATGGACCGCTGCGTTTCGGTGGTCGAGGAAATCGCCAGCTCGGTGATGCAAAGCCCGAATGCGCTCATGAGCGTGGTGCGCCTGAAGCTGGCCGACGAATACACCTACCTGCATTCGGTCGCCGTGTGCGCGCTGATGGTGGCGCTGGGCCGCACCCTGGGCATGGACGAGACCGCCTGCCGCGAGGCCGGCCTGGGCGGCTTCCTGCATGACATCGGCAAGGCCTTCATCCCGCACGAGATCCTGAACAAGCCCGGCAAGCTGACCGAGGAAGAATTCACCATCGTGCGCAAGCACCCGGAGCTGGGCTACAAGTATCTGAGCCAGGATCCCAACGTGCCCGACTACGCGCGCGACGTCTGCCTGCATCACCATGAAAAGATCGACGGCAACGGGTACCCGGAAGGCCAGCGCGGCGGCACCATTTCGCTGTATGCGCGCATGGCCGCGATCTGCGACGTGTACGACGCGCTCACCTCCGAGCGCCCCTACAAGCGCGGCTGGGATCCGGCCGAGGCGATCTCGGCCATGGCCTCCTGGACCGGCCACTTCGACCGCGCGATGTTCCTGGCCTTCGTCAAGACGCTGGGCATCTATCCGGTGGGCTCCATCGTCAAGCTGGAGTCGGGCCGCTCGGGCTTCGTGATCCGGCAGAACGCCAAGGACCTGACGCGCCCGGTGCTCAAGGTGTTCCGCTACAACGACAGCATGGAAGTCAGCGACACCGAGATCCTCGACCTGCTGGCCACGCCCGACGCCGACACCATCGTCGCCCGAGGCGGCGAGGAGTGGGCGCGCGTGAGCCACCTCGATTCGCTGCAGTTGCTCAGCACGCGCACGCCGTCCTGA